The region TATTTTCCGACGTTGATTTCAAACGGAAGGCTCCAGACAATCCCTGCGTCCTGTCCGTTGACAATCACTTTTGCGCTTTCATATAATTTGTCAAACTTCAGTACAAAATCGTCGGCTTTTTTATTTAATTTAAATGAAGTTGTGTAAACTCCTGTTCCTGAAAAGCTTTGTGTTGAAGCATCTTCTGTGAAATTTGTCCAAGATTGAAGCTTATTCAAGGTTTTTGATTTCGGAAGTTCAGGCCCACCTTCTTTGAAAGTCAGTTGCCAAGGTTGGTTTAAAATAATTGGAGTTTCTGTTTTATCAACGTATTTCCATTTTGAAATTGAATTGTCCGGAGTTTCTGAAGCTTTTATAATTAAAGATTCTCCTGATTTTAATTGAACTTTGACCGAATTATTCTGCGTTTCTGCAATTCCAAAATTGCCGTTTTCAGGATTCATCAAAGCGACGTGTTTTCCAATAAAATTTAACGGAATATTTTGATTGATTGCTTTCGAAGTATGATTGACGATGTAATAATATTTCCCTCCGTCAAATTTTCTTCTGACAAATTTCAATCCCGTATCGACTAATTTTTCTCTTTCAATTTTTAAATATTCCAACGCTTTTTCAACATCAGAGCTCAAAACAATTTTCCCTTTTCCGAAGGTTGCTGATTTTACATTTCCGTCTTGCTGAAAAGGAATTTGAGTCCATAAAAATTGTAATTCATTTCTTCTTTTTTCCACTTCAAAATTTCCCGGAACATTTTTAGGTTCGCTTTGGAAAATCACTGAAGCGCCATTCTGAGCCAAGTTTAAAATATTTTTTAAGGTTGATTCAGAGAAATAATTCAGTTGAGGAATAATTAAAACTTTATAAGAACCTCCATTTTTTGAAACCTGAATATTTTGATTTTCAAACTTTGCTTCACCAATCATTTTATCCGAAATCATATCCAAAGAATAGCCGGATATTCCTAATTTCTCAAGGTTTTCATAAAACACAGTCGGGTGCAGCCATTTCTCAATATTATGAATTTTGAACGCCATATCTTTCCCTTTCGGACTCGCCCATTGGTCGTAAATCGGCCAGTACATCAGGATTTCGTTGTCTGATTTTCCGTTTTGCAAAACAGATTGCGTTCGCTCAATGTAAGAATTTAAGTCTTTAATGTTTGGCCACAAACTGTTTTCAGGAACAAAATTCGTCGAAGCATAAAATAGCCAGCCAGGAAACTGAACATCAGTCGGCGTATAAGTCGTTCCGTGGTAAAAAATATGATTGATTCCTGATAAAAAAATCTGTTCCGCTTCTGGTTTTACCTGTGACCAGGACGTTTTGAAATGCTCTGTCAACCAAGTGAAAGATTCGTTGGAAATCAAAGGCTTTCCCGTAATATTTGCCGCTGAAGATGCGAATTTCAGCATATTGATATCGGGAACTTCTTTTGTATTGATGTCTTCCACATTCCTTTTCAAACCCTGAATATCGAATTTTGTGCTTCCGAAAGTTTCAGATTCCGGAATATCGACTGCCACATATAAATCCAGCAAATTTCCCGGTGAACCGTGTGCCTGATTTGTATTTTTGGAGTTTTTGGAATGTGCCCAATTCGTGAAATTTTCGGTGAAATTATGAAGAATCAGTTCGCTCATCGTTTCACGATAATCCGATTTTATTCTTCCAGCCATCTCACTTTCATTATCCTCTACCAAATATTTAATGTAAGGAGCTAAATCGTAACCTCTTCTTTTTTTGAATTCTTCTTTAAAATCCGTCGTCCAATCGGCATTATAAACCTCATAACTATCATTGAAAAACGAACGAATTCCATAGTTTGAATTTCCAAAAGCTTTATCGAAAGTTTTCAGATAATCTTTGGTCGCATCAGGCGAAAAATGATCTAAAGTATAGCCGTCACCACCCGGAGCGGCACGTTTTACTTTCTGCAACGTTTTACCTACAAAAACTGCATAAATTGTCCATTTTCCAGAGGTTGGTTTCCAATTTAAAGTTCCGTCTGCATTGATTTTATCGGTTAAAACTACCGCTTCATTTTTTTCATTGTAAGCGGTAACGATGTCAAGTTTTATGGTTTTTAAATTTTTCTGTTTTTCGTCTTTTAAAACAATATTTTCAGAAAATTTTTCATTCGGTTGAATCTCATAAATCTGAACAATCATTTTTGTCGCCGCATCCTGCTCATCAACTTGCGGTCCGCCAATTGGCCAGCCTGTTCCTACAGCCATATCAACGCCCATTTTCAGGCTTTTAGCTTTATCTGTAGTGAATTGCAACATTTTCATCCATTCCGGAGAAAGGTAATTGATGTATTTATTTTCAAAGCCTCTCGCTCCGTAAATCGGAACAATTTCAACTCCACCGAAACCTGCATTGGAAAGGGTTGTCAATTGTTTATCCAGGCCTTTTTCGTCAACGGCACTCCCCATCCACCACCAGCGCGTCCACGGCTGAGCGGTGTTGGTCGCCTTTGGCCACGGATTCTGTGCGGAAAGATTTCCGAAGGCAAAACAGAGAACGCTGAGTTTGACTATATTTTTGATTTTCATTTTTCAACTTTTTATTTTTAACCACAAAAGGCACAAAAATTTTTACACATTAGTTATTTTGAAGTTTGTGATTCGACTGTTGAGAAGAACATTTTAGTTTTCGCAAATCTTTGATTTTAATTATCAAATTTTGTCATTTCGAGGAACGAGAAATCTGTTTATAAATAGATTCTTCACTACACTTCGTTTCGTTCAGAATGACAAGCTGCAAATTATTACTAAAAAAAAATTAATTTCCATCAGGCTTTAAAGATTCCATAAAAACAGATTCCGGCCAGTGGAATTTTTCGACATTATCAGGTTTATTCGGGTCAAAACCTTTATAATTTTTAGACACATATTTACTCAAAGGCAACTTTTCATCTACAATACTTTTCACGACACATTTTGCCAATTCGTAAGCTCCGTAAGGATTAAAATGGGTATCGTCTGCCAAGTCTTTCGGCTGATTCGGGTAAGAATTTGCAGGATAATGAACAAATGCTTTCTTCGCTGCTTCCGGTCCCATTGCTTCGAACAGGTTTTTGCTTAATGCATTTAGATCAATCAAATCCACTTTTTCTTCTTTTGCAATTTCCCGCATTGCATCAGGAAAGTCATCTAAAGTATTGACAATTTTATTGTTTTCATCAAAAACTCTGCGATTCATTGAGGTTACCAAAACCGGAATTGCACCCAATTGTTTTGCTTTTTGAATCCATTCTTTTAATCTTTTTCTATAACCCGATTTTACGCTGTTTCCTGCTTTTTGGTCGTTGTGCCCAAATTGAATGAATAAATAGTCTCCAGATTTTATTTTATTCCAGATTTTATCGATTCGGTGACGGTCTTCAAAGGCTTTCAAAGTTTCTCCGCTTTCGGCATAATTGGCAATCACCACTTCATTCGGAACAAAAAAATACGGCAACATTTGTCCCCAAGAAGCCCACGGTTCGTACTGCGCATCAACAACCGTAGAATCTCCCGTCAAGTAAATCGTCTTCGTCGTTTTATTAGGTTGAATAATTACCGAGCAAACTTTCGGAGCTTTATCATTAAATTCAATAGTCAACAAATTGTCCCAGTGTAGATATTTTGTTTCTCTCGGTTTTAATTTTACAATTCCGATTTTTTCGCCGTTTTGATTTCTAATGATGCTGTCTTTTACGTGAACTGAAATTTGTTTTTCGATAATTTCTCCTTGTTTTGTTTTGACATCACTTAACATCAAACGGCGATTTTCTACACGAACTGTAGTTTCAGAACTTCCTTTTGTATCGCCTAAATTCAGTTTAATATCATAATTCCCTTCAGGAATTACCACCGAAAAATAGAAAGGTTTGTCGCTTGTGATAAAATCTCCCGTTAAAGCATTTCCACCGTTATCAACAGATTTTAAACCGGAAATATCCATAAATCCATAACCGATTTTTCTATCAAATTTTGAAGTTGAAGTAATAGGAATAAAACCTTTTTCCACTCTGTCTCCGCCAAAATCAAATTTGAAAATGGTTTGCTGTCCAAAATAAAATGAACAGATCAATAGTACTAAAAATGATAATTCTTTCTTCATTTTAATCTGTTAAAATATTTTCTTTTGGCATTGTAAACTGTTTATTTTCATCGCCCAAATCCGGCAAACCGAAGTAAAAATATAAGGTTCTTTTAAATGTTCCGTTCAGATGATTCGGTTCGCTTTCTAATCCTAAAGATTCAGTTTTATCGTTAATGTTAAACGCCAAAACAGTTCCCAACGGTGGAATTGAGTCGAGGAAGGAAATATTTCCGCTTGGTAATTTTGGATAACCTTCTGCTCCATAAATTCCGTAAAAATCAAAAAGTCTGACGAACATTTTTTCTTCCTTGGTTCCGACTGTTATTTTTCCTTCCGCAGTATCGAGTTGCAACCACGAAACATCATCAAAATAACCTTTAAATTCAGGATAAATCCAAGGTGATTGTCCGGTTCTTGTTGAATTTTTTAAGTTCTGCCAAACATTATAAGCCTGTCCCTGCAAACGGTTTTTCCAAACGTGATAAGGTCCTTTTCCGAGCCATTTTGCATTGATAACATAATTTTCCGGATAGTCGAAACTTACGCCCGAAAATTGATAGTCTCCAGATAAAGAATATTCATAATTTAATTCTAAAATTCCATTGGGATTGAGTTTCCAAAGAATTTTATTTCCGTTTTTATAAGTGACTTCAATTAATTGATTTTGCCCTTCCACAAAAGATTTGATGGAAGACAATTCCATTTTTCCGTTTACGAAAACAGGACCGTTTTTGAAGGTCATTTTTTTGCCTTTCTTATCGAGAATAACAGATTTTAATAATCCGTCTTTCTTTCCGATTGAAAATTCTTTTTCGTCTGATTTTAAGATAAATAATGAATCATTTTCGGCTACAGAAATAGGAAATTCTTTAGCTAAAGTTTTAGAAAACTGTTTTGAAATTTCATCATTAGATTTCAATTTCCAAGTCCAGGTGTAAATTTCTTTTCCGAAAGAATCGGTTGCTGTTAATAACAAGCCTTCATTTTCTTTCCAGTTTGCAGGAAGATTTAAATTAATATTTCCTTTTTCTGTCGGTTGAATATTTGGTGATTGTACTTTTCCTGATTTTATCACATCAAAACCGGATTCCGAAGAAAATGGTGTTTTAAATTCAACTAATTTCCATTCAAACTGACATTCATTTAAATTCGTAAAATGATAACGGTTTTCGACAGGAATCATTCCATTAAAATCATTCGGAAACGTTTTCAAATCAATTTTTACCGGACTGTAAATTTCACGGATAGCGTAAAAACTTCCTTCTTTTTCACGATGGGGTCCCAAAACTCCGTCGGGTGCGTTGATTGCATTAACATCGATTTGATTATTGAAATCCGTTCTTACCAAACCTTCATCCACAAACGCCCACAAAAAACCGCCCGCTCCTTTTTTGGAATTCCAGTGCAATTCCCAATAATCTGCTAAAGAAGTCCCTCCACCACCATCGTCCTGAGCGTGGAGAAATTCGGTCGGCATATAAATATTTTCACCTTCAAGGATATTTTTTGTGCTGTAATAATCTTCGTAATGATTGCAATCGATTCCGTTGAAAGCGTTTCCCGGCTTGTGATGCGCGTGAATGACAGGACGATTAGATAGGTCGTATTTTGCAAACTCATTATCCAAATCAAAATTATGTCCGCCTTCATTTCCGTTGCTCCAGAAAATAATCGATGGATGATTGGCATCTCTCACAACCATTTCTTTCACAAGCTTTTTCCCGACTTCCGTGCTGTATTTTTTTTGCCAACCCGCCAATTCATCCAAAACGTATAAACCGAGCGAATCGCAAATTTTTAAAAACGATTTATTCGGCGGATAATGAGAACAGCGAACGGCATTCATATTCATTTCTTTGATGAACTGAACGTCCATTAAATCGATATTTTCCGTAACTGCTCTACCCGTTTCCGGCCACCAAACGTGACGGTTGATGCCTTTCATTTTCACCTTGGTTCCGTTGATGAAAATTCCGTCGCCTTTTCGGATTTCTATGGTTCTGAAACCGAATTTTTCTTCGGTTTGACTGATTGTTTTTTTGTTTTTATTTAAAGTGAATTTTGCTTTGTACAAATTCGGTGTTTCAGCCGTCCAAAGTTTCGGATTTTTAATGGAAAACTGAACCTGTTTTAAAGTATCGCCTTTTTGGATTTGAACCTGAGATTCTCCGACCAGATTATTTTTAACATCAAAAATTTCAACTTTCAAATTATTTGTGGAATTAATTCCTTTCAAGCTAATATTCGAACGGAAAGTTCCGTCTGCTTTAGCATCAATTACCGTTGATGAAATATGTTCTTTCGAAGTTGCTTCCAAATAAACAGGTCGGAAAATTCCACCTAAAATCCAATAATCAGCTAAGCGTTCCGCATTGTTGACCGATTTATCAGCCGACATTTTGGAAACTTTGACTTCTAAAATATTTTCTTTTCCGAACTGTATTTTATCTGAAATATCATATTTAAATTCATAAAAAGCACCTTGGTGAGTTGCTCCGGCTGATTTTCCATTGATTTTCACTTCGGTATCGGTCATCGAACCTTCGAAAACAATGTTAATGATTTTGCCTTTCCAGGAATTTGGGACTGAGAATTTGTGCTTGTAAAGACCTATTTCATCATTAAATTTGAAATTTTTGCCGTACGTCACATAATCCCGACCATAATTGTACGAGCCAAATCCTTGCTGTTCCCATTGTGAAGGAACCTGAATTTTATTCCAGCTTCCTGATTTTCGTCCCCCGCTTATCCAAAAATCCCATTCTTTTGTGTGCTCAGCATCTTTCCCAGTTAAGAATTGAATTTCTTTAGACTGAGAAAACAAGAGTTGTGAATAAACACATAATAAAGCAAATATTTTGGAAGAAAAACTCATTATTTTGCGGCAATATCGGAATCGTCTTTTTTATCGTAAGATTTCGTAAGAGAAGCTAGTTTCGTTACCCTAACTTTAGTTTGCTTTAAATTCTGAATAGCGTTTAAATTTTGCTCCTCAGACTTCAATGCTTTGATTTTCAAATTTTCAAACTTAAAATCTTTCAGCTCATACAAGTCTGATTTTTCAATATCAAAAGCGGTTTCACAACTGATATCAATATTTTTTAGTGTAATATTATTGGCTAATCTCATTTTAGGTTTTTCTTCCCCTTTCAGATCAAAAAACTGGTTCCAGCCTTTTACATATAAGAACGTTTTTACGTTTCCTTTGATGTTGTCGAGCATAATGTATTCGTAATGTTGGGGCGTATCGGGACGCATTTTCAAATGCAGTAATCTTGAAGCATCTTTCACCGTAGAATTTCTGAAAATGATATTGTAATTATGAATAGATTCGCTTCCGCAAGTCAATGCAGAATGGCAGAATCCGAAAGTATTGTCTTCGATGATGATGTTCCTGTTTTCTCCGTTATTTGGGTCAACGTCTGCTTTTGGACCTTTTCCTCCTTTTAAAGCAATTGCGTCATCATTTACTGACATGTAACAGTTCTTCACCAGAAAATTTGAACAGGCATCAATATCAATAGCGTCCGTACTTGGCGCCTTTACTGGAGCTTTCGGAGCAAGAATCGTTAAGTTTAATAATTTTACGAATTGGGATTTATAATAATGTGTGCTCCAGAAGGGTGAATTTTTAAGGGTAATTCCTTCAATCTGAATATTTTTTGAATTGGAAACATAGATAATTCTAGGTCTCATTTCGTCCATATTGGTACATTTAGGATTCCATTCGCGTCTTTTCCAGAATGATTTCCAATATCTCAAGCCATTTCCGTCAAGTGTTCCTTTTCCGGAAATTGTGAAACCATCCAATCCATCTGCGTTAATTAAAGCGGGAAAATATTTCACGGTTTGACCTTCTATTCTTGTGGTGACTACAGGAAAATCATTAATATCATCGCTTCCTTTTAATTTTGCTCCGTTTTCTAAATGCAAATGAGTTCCTTGTTTAAAGAAAATTGAACTGATTAAAAAAGTTCCTGTCGGAACGATAATAACGCCTCCTCCATTTTTAGCTGCCAAGTCAACAACAGCTTGAAATTGTTTGGTCTGAAGAATTGTACTGTCATTCTTGATGCCATTTTCTGTGATAACATATTTTTTTCCTAATGTATTAATATCTGTTGGTTTGTTTTCTTTAAACCATTTCGGAATGGCAGTTCCGTCCGGGAATTTGTCCTGACTTTTTACGTTTATTGAAAAAAGAAAAAGTATTAAAAAAGAGAATGTGAAGTTATATATATTGTGAAATTTCATAATTTTTAAGTAAATCTTGAATTTATTTTAATTAAACCAATTAACAAAATAAAAGTATACATTTTACCTATTCATGGCATCCTGCTCTTTCATGCTGATCAAGTACGCCCTGAAATACCTATCCTTATAAAAGAATAAATCATTATTACGTCCGGTCTATTTGGCATTTACATGCATAAATTTATTTTTTTTGAAAATTAAACACAATAAAGTGAAATATTTATTATATTCGCAACACTAAATACATTTTTAAATATTAATCATTATGAAAAAAATCTTTTTATCGGCAATCTTTGCCAGCATTTTCTGTGCAGTTGTTTCATGTTCAACAGAAAGAACCACTTTAGCATCTGTTGAGGATATGAAATCAACAGAAATGTCCACTTTTGACAAAGCGCTGAAAGACATCATGAAACCTGAAAATCTTTCAACACCGGAGGAAAAAGCTCGATTGGGTGCACAATTGAACGACAGAGCACTGAATATTCTTTTTAATGCCTCATTAAAACTAACAGGAAAAAACGGCAATAACAGCCTCAGTGAAAACAGCAACAGAATAGAAAAAGAAAAAGTAATTGTACAGGCTACTGAGCTTTATTTTTCTAAACTGAATACAATAAAAGCTAAACAAAAAGCAGAGAACTAAAAAATTTTAAGTCATGAAAAAAATAATTCTCTCCCTTTTTGTTCTGAGCACATTGCAGATATATGCTCAAAAAACAATTAATATATTTAATTATACCGGCTATAATTTAATCAATTCTTTAGTTGCTTCAGATCAGGCTAATAATTGTTATCCTTCAGTCAGTGGAACTAATTACCCAATTCCGGTTCCTCCTTTAGGCGCAGTAAGCTATACGGGTTATTACAATAGCCAACTCCAAAATCCACCCATAAATAGCTGGGATGTAGTACTTGCTCCTAATAATGGCAGCGTACAGCCCAGTACCTCTCCTGTTCTTATCGCATTGGGAGCCAGTACGGACTGGATGATGAATAAATTTTATGTATATGACCCAAATGGAGCTCCGCTCTATTACAGTGGCGCTTCTATAGGAACAATCAGCTGTGGTACTCCTTTGGTAAGTACCTTAATACCAACTTCTACAACACCTTATCCTTTTGAGGCATTTTGGTTTGTTGCAGGTGGTCAAACGTATTTTGTACTCCAATAATTAGTTCTTTATACCAACTCTTACAACAATATCCTTTTTTAGGCATTTTAGTCTGTACGATTGGTCAAATATTATTCTATAATCCACCTAAAAACTATGAAAAAAATTTTAATTATATCATCTATACTTCTGTCTTCAGTGTCATTTGCACAAGGAAGCTTAAATATTTTTAACTATTCGAGTTATGATCTTGCTATGCGTGTTGAAGCAGGCAATACCACCAATTGTCTACCTTCTGTAATAACCAGCATGAATTTTCCTGCCTCTACACAGGATGTAATCAATAATTTCAATGATTCACTTCCTTATGCTGCAGGCTGGTCTGTGAGGTTATCCACAACAGGCAGCCCAACGAATGTAACAGTTCCTTCAGGTCTGCTAACGACCGTATCATCCCTTACTCGCTGGCAATTTTGTTGGTATCAGACTATGGACCCCGTTACGGGTAATACAGTCTATGACACAGTAGACTTTAATATGGGGGATACTTCAGCATTCCCGAATTGCGGATGGAGCAGCTCGACTGATATTGTAGGAACTGTTACCAAAGCAATTTGGTTTTATATTCCTTCGTCAAATGCAACTTATTTAATTATTAACCCTGCTTAAATTTTGAAAAAAATTGTTTAAAAATACTCGCAAATTCTTTCAATAATTAAGTATATACATTAATTGAATTTAAATCCCTGAACTTTTTTGGTTTGGGGATTTGTATTATAAACTTAAGGGATAAAAAGAAACCTCAACAGGATTCGAACCTTTTACAAACTATTCGCCTATAGTTCACCCTCTTCTAAACTAAGCCCTTAATACTGGAAGGTACTTTTTATTTAGTCACAATTTATGCCTAAGAATATTTATCTGTTTTCAAACAGTTAAAATCAGTTTCAATAACATTAATAAATTTCACAACAACAGGATATATACATTTGTTTATTTTATTGAATATTTCTTATTTATTTTTTTCATATATTTAATTTTTAATCACATATCTTAAATATATTTATCAATTCTATATTTTAACATTTAAATAAAATAGCCTATGAAACAACATCTCTACACAATTACAAATTCTTTTTTCTTTAACTCAACCTAAAAATCTACAGCAGAAAATAAAGCTATAATCTAGTAAAAAACACATTTACTTGGATAAGCAAATAATGAATTTACTGTTTAATCAATAAGAATAATTGTATAAATCTAAAAAAAACTACTATTTTCTCTAGCCATTTTACCATCAATGCAAAGTTTTGGATTGCAGTATGAGTATGATGGTAGTGCTCATTGTGTAAGTATTAAAATGTTATTTACAAGTGAGACAACTTCCAATTTCAGACAATTAATATATTCTCCTTCTGATTTTACTACTGTAACTCAGGCAGGAAATATAATAACTGTTTATACGAAAGCCTCCAGCGATAACTCAATCACCAATTTAACGGTGAAAATGGGAACAATGGGCTCAAAACATATGTTTAATACATTAAAATTAAAATCATGAAAAAAATTACACAACAATCAAAGATTAAGATATGGGGATTAAAAACTAAAACCTCATTTTTAATATTATTTGGCGCAATTTTATATTTCACTCAAATACAAGCACAAACTTTCTCTTATACAGGAGCTGTACAATCGGTAACCCTTGCTGCAGGTTCTTATCAGATAGAAATGTGGGGAGCTGATGGAGGTGATGCACTTAAGGGAACTGGCGGTAAAGGTGGATATAGTACAGGGACTTTAACGGTTGCCACCTCTACAACTTATTATATTTATGTTGGCGGTAAGGGAAGCACGGCAACGAGTTCAACACCTGGCGGATGGAATGGTGGTGGCAGCTGTTTAGGCACATATACTACCGGTTATAACGGAGGAACTGGCGGTGGCGGAACTGATATCAGGACTACTCAAAATACTACCTATGCGGACAGAATAATTGTTGCTGGCGGCGGCGGCGGCGGTACCGGTTATAGTACTTATACTGGAAATGGAGGCAATGGAGGCGGTACTGCTGGAAGTAATGGGGGAAGTAGTCGTGGGGCAACTTATGCAGGGGGTGGTGGAAGTCAAACAGCAGGCGGTACATCTGCAACTGGAGGGATAACCTCTTATTCTTTAGCTGGAGCATTAGGAACTGGCGGAAGCTATTCAAGTACAGGAACTTTGGGTGGTACTGCTGGTGGCGGTGGATATTATGGTGGTGGTAGTGGACACTGGGGAGGAGCTGGCGGCGGCGGTTCTTCCTACGTGGGTGGTGTAACAGGTGGTGTAACTATACAGTATGGTCAAGCAGGTTTTGTTTCCAATCCTGATACTACGGGTAACGGGAGGGTTACTATCACCAATTCTTCGTTGTCAACATCTGAAGTAAGTACCAAGAGTACTATAAATATTTATCCCAACCCAACGACAGATTTCTTAAACGTAACAAAAGTTTCAGATAAAGCAACATATAAAATTTATAACCCCGCAGGGCAATTAGTAAGTAAAGGATATATGAATGGTGGAATAATTAATGTTTCGGCATTGACAAAAGGTACTTATGTGATTGCTATTGAAGATAGAGGAAACGATTTGTTTACATCTAAGTTTATTAAGAAGTAGTAAACTAATTTAAATTTTAAAGAATCTGTTCTTCTAAATTTATTAATGGAATGTATATAATCGATATTCAAGATGTCTCAACTTCAGTTCAGAAGAAATTCATCAAGAAATAATAATTATTTAATTAATTTTTTTAATGAATAAGCTCTCATTTCTGAGAGCTTATTTTTTTAAACACTTTAAAATTTTAAACCTCAACTCTGTAGAAACATCATTTAGTGTCTAATAAATTGTCTCTTAAAGGATCAATTTAAATTAATATAAACTATATTTAGCCTACTCACACTAAGATTGCTTTTGGTAATCATTCTCACAGTAGATAATCAAATATCTCATAAAAGTATTCATTTACCTGCCTTGTAGATCTGCCGCGCTTGCGGAATAGCGTTCTCCCTGAAG is a window of Candidatus Chryseobacterium colombiense DNA encoding:
- a CDS encoding glycosyl hydrolase, with protein sequence MKIKNIVKLSVLCFAFGNLSAQNPWPKATNTAQPWTRWWWMGSAVDEKGLDKQLTTLSNAGFGGVEIVPIYGARGFENKYINYLSPEWMKMLQFTTDKAKSLKMGVDMAVGTGWPIGGPQVDEQDAATKMIVQIYEIQPNEKFSENIVLKDEKQKNLKTIKLDIVTAYNEKNEAVVLTDKINADGTLNWKPTSGKWTIYAVFVGKTLQKVKRAAPGGDGYTLDHFSPDATKDYLKTFDKAFGNSNYGIRSFFNDSYEVYNADWTTDFKEEFKKRRGYDLAPYIKYLVEDNESEMAGRIKSDYRETMSELILHNFTENFTNWAHSKNSKNTNQAHGSPGNLLDLYVAVDIPESETFGSTKFDIQGLKRNVEDINTKEVPDINMLKFASSAANITGKPLISNESFTWLTEHFKTSWSQVKPEAEQIFLSGINHIFYHGTTYTPTDVQFPGWLFYASTNFVPENSLWPNIKDLNSYIERTQSVLQNGKSDNEILMYWPIYDQWASPKGKDMAFKIHNIEKWLHPTVFYENLEKLGISGYSLDMISDKMIGEAKFENQNIQVSKNGGSYKVLIIPQLNYFSESTLKNILNLAQNGASVIFQSEPKNVPGNFEVEKRRNELQFLWTQIPFQQDGNVKSATFGKGKIVLSSDVEKALEYLKIEREKLVDTGLKFVRRKFDGGKYYYIVNHTSKAINQNIPLNFIGKHVALMNPENGNFGIAETQNNSVKVQLKSGESLIIKASETPDNSISKWKYVDKTETPIILNQPWQLTFKEGGPELPKSKTLNKLQSWTNFTEDASTQSFSGTGVYTTSFKLNKKADDFVLKFDKLYESAKVIVNGQDAGIVWSLPFEINVGKYLKKGKNTIQIEVSNLMANRIRYMDQNKIQWRNYHEINFVNIDYKPFDASNWKVQPSGLDGEIQLIPVFYTK
- a CDS encoding rhamnogalacturonan acetylesterase, producing the protein MKKELSFLVLLICSFYFGQQTIFKFDFGGDRVEKGFIPITSTSKFDRKIGYGFMDISGLKSVDNGGNALTGDFITSDKPFYFSVVIPEGNYDIKLNLGDTKGSSETTVRVENRRLMLSDVKTKQGEIIEKQISVHVKDSIIRNQNGEKIGIVKLKPRETKYLHWDNLLTIEFNDKAPKVCSVIIQPNKTTKTIYLTGDSTVVDAQYEPWASWGQMLPYFFVPNEVVIANYAESGETLKAFEDRHRIDKIWNKIKSGDYLFIQFGHNDQKAGNSVKSGYRKRLKEWIQKAKQLGAIPVLVTSMNRRVFDENNKIVNTLDDFPDAMREIAKEEKVDLIDLNALSKNLFEAMGPEAAKKAFVHYPANSYPNQPKDLADDTHFNPYGAYELAKCVVKSIVDEKLPLSKYVSKNYKGFDPNKPDNVEKFHWPESVFMESLKPDGN
- a CDS encoding glycoside hydrolase family 2 TIM barrel-domain containing protein; amino-acid sequence: MSFSSKIFALLCVYSQLLFSQSKEIQFLTGKDAEHTKEWDFWISGGRKSGSWNKIQVPSQWEQQGFGSYNYGRDYVTYGKNFKFNDEIGLYKHKFSVPNSWKGKIINIVFEGSMTDTEVKINGKSAGATHQGAFYEFKYDISDKIQFGKENILEVKVSKMSADKSVNNAERLADYWILGGIFRPVYLEATSKEHISSTVIDAKADGTFRSNISLKGINSTNNLKVEIFDVKNNLVGESQVQIQKGDTLKQVQFSIKNPKLWTAETPNLYKAKFTLNKNKKTISQTEEKFGFRTIEIRKGDGIFINGTKVKMKGINRHVWWPETGRAVTENIDLMDVQFIKEMNMNAVRCSHYPPNKSFLKICDSLGLYVLDELAGWQKKYSTEVGKKLVKEMVVRDANHPSIIFWSNGNEGGHNFDLDNEFAKYDLSNRPVIHAHHKPGNAFNGIDCNHYEDYYSTKNILEGENIYMPTEFLHAQDDGGGGTSLADYWELHWNSKKGAGGFLWAFVDEGLVRTDFNNQIDVNAINAPDGVLGPHREKEGSFYAIREIYSPVKIDLKTFPNDFNGMIPVENRYHFTNLNECQFEWKLVEFKTPFSSESGFDVIKSGKVQSPNIQPTEKGNINLNLPANWKENEGLLLTATDSFGKEIYTWTWKLKSNDEISKQFSKTLAKEFPISVAENDSLFILKSDEKEFSIGKKDGLLKSVILDKKGKKMTFKNGPVFVNGKMELSSIKSFVEGQNQLIEVTYKNGNKILWKLNPNGILELNYEYSLSGDYQFSGVSFDYPENYVINAKWLGKGPYHVWKNRLQGQAYNVWQNLKNSTRTGQSPWIYPEFKGYFDDVSWLQLDTAEGKITVGTKEEKMFVRLFDFYGIYGAEGYPKLPSGNISFLDSIPPLGTVLAFNINDKTESLGLESEPNHLNGTFKRTLYFYFGLPDLGDENKQFTMPKENILTD
- a CDS encoding glycosyl hydrolase family 28 protein, whose product is MKFHNIYNFTFSFLILFLFSINVKSQDKFPDGTAIPKWFKENKPTDINTLGKKYVITENGIKNDSTILQTKQFQAVVDLAAKNGGGVIIVPTGTFLISSIFFKQGTHLHLENGAKLKGSDDINDFPVVTTRIEGQTVKYFPALINADGLDGFTISGKGTLDGNGLRYWKSFWKRREWNPKCTNMDEMRPRIIYVSNSKNIQIEGITLKNSPFWSTHYYKSQFVKLLNLTILAPKAPVKAPSTDAIDIDACSNFLVKNCYMSVNDDAIALKGGKGPKADVDPNNGENRNIIIEDNTFGFCHSALTCGSESIHNYNIIFRNSTVKDASRLLHLKMRPDTPQHYEYIMLDNIKGNVKTFLYVKGWNQFFDLKGEEKPKMRLANNITLKNIDISCETAFDIEKSDLYELKDFKFENLKIKALKSEEQNLNAIQNLKQTKVRVTKLASLTKSYDKKDDSDIAAK
- a CDS encoding glycine-rich protein, encoding MKKITQQSKIKIWGLKTKTSFLILFGAILYFTQIQAQTFSYTGAVQSVTLAAGSYQIEMWGADGGDALKGTGGKGGYSTGTLTVATSTTYYIYVGGKGSTATSSTPGGWNGGGSCLGTYTTGYNGGTGGGGTDIRTTQNTTYADRIIVAGGGGGGTGYSTYTGNGGNGGGTAGSNGGSSRGATYAGGGGSQTAGGTSATGGITSYSLAGALGTGGSYSSTGTLGGTAGGGGYYGGGSGHWGGAGGGGSSYVGGVTGGVTIQYGQAGFVSNPDTTGNGRVTITNSSLSTSEVSTKSTINIYPNPTTDFLNVTKVSDKATYKIYNPAGQLVSKGYMNGGIINVSALTKGTYVIAIEDRGNDLFTSKFIKK